The Falco rusticolus isolate bFalRus1 chromosome 15, bFalRus1.pri, whole genome shotgun sequence genome has a segment encoding these proteins:
- the AP1G1 gene encoding AP-1 complex subunit gamma-1 isoform X4 — translation MEMFLPATKNLLNEKNHGVLHTSVVLLTEMCERSPDMLAHFRKNEKLVPQLVRILKNLIMSGYSPEHDVSGISDPFLQVRILRLLRILGRNDDDSSEAMNDILAQVATNTETSKNVGNAILYETVLTIMDIKSESGLRVLAINILGRFLLNNDKNIRYVALTSLLKTVQTDHNAVQRHRSTIVDCLKDLDVSIKRRAMELSFALVNGNNVRGMMKELLYFLDSCEPEFKADCASGIFLAAEKYAPSKRWHIDTIMRVLTTAGSYVRDDAVPNLIQLITNSVEMHAYTVQRLYKAILGDYSQQPLVQVASWCIGEYGDLLVSGQCEEEEPIQATEDEVLDILESVLISNMSASVTRGYALTAIMKLSTRFTCTVNRIKKVVSIYGSSIDVELQQRAVEYNALFKKYDHMRPALLERMPVMEKVTTNGPTEIVQTNGETEPAVLETKPPPSGLQPASQANDLLDLLGGSDITPVIPTAPTSKPASAGGELLDLLGDLNLTGSPVSAPVPQIAQPPFLLDGLSSQPLFNDIAAGIPSITAYNKNGLKIDFTFERSNTNPSVTVITIQASNSTELDMTDFVFQAAVPKTFQLQLLSPSSSVIPAFNSGTITQVIKVLNPQKQQLRMRIKLTYNHKGSAMQDLAEVNNFPPQSWQ, via the exons AATGAAAAG CTTGTTCCCCAATTAGTTCGGATTCTGAAGAACCTTATTATGTCTGGATATTCACCAGAGCATGATGTGTCTGGGATCAGTGACCCCTTTTTGCAG GTACGAATCCTGCGGTTACTAAGAATTTTAGGGCGAAATGATGATGATTCTAGTGAAGCAATGAATGACATACTTGCACAG GTTGCCACTAATACAGAAACAAGTAAAAACGTGGGAAATGCCATTCTCTATGAAACTGTGCTGACTATTATGGACATAAAATCTGAGAGTGGACTGAGA GTGTTAGCCATTAACATCCTAGGCCGTTTCTTATTAAACAACGACAAAAATATTAG ATACGTAGCTTTGACATCATTGTTGAAAACTGTACAGACAGACCATAATGCAGTACAGCGGCATAGAAGCACTATTGTGGACTGCCTGAAGGATCTGGATGTCTCCATTAAAAG GCGTGCAATGGAACTGAGTTTTGCTCTTGTTAATGGGAACAATGTCCGTGGAATGATGAAGGAGTTGCTGTATTTCCTAGATTCATGTGAACCAGAGTTCAAGGCAGACTGTGCATCTGGAATATTTCTTGCAGCTGAAAA ATACGCTCCTTCCAAACGCTGGCACATAGACACAATTATGAGAGTCTTAACAACG GCAGGAAGTTATGTTCGTGATGATGCTGTTCCCAATCTGATTCAGCTAATAACTAATAGTGTGGAGATGCATGCCTACACTGTTCAGAGACTCTACAAAGCCATCCTTGGTGATTACTCCCAG CAGCCCCTGGTGCAAGTGGCCTCTTGGTGCATAGGAGAGTATGGAGATCTTCTGGTGTCTGGTCAGTGTGAAGAAGAGGAACCAATACAG GCAACAGAGGATGAAGTTCTTGATATTTTAGAGAGCGTCCTGATATCTAATATGTCTGCATCTGTTACACGAGGCTACGCTCTTACTGCCATCATGAAGCTTTCCACAAGGTTCACCTGCACTGTCAA TCGCATTAAGAAGGTAGTTTCCATTTACGGCAGCAGCATCGATGTGGAGCTACAGCAGAGGGCAGTGGAATATAATGCACTTTTCAAGAAATATGATCACATGAG GCCAGCCCTGCTTGAGAGAATGCCAGTAATGGAGAAAGTCACCACCAACGGCCCTACTGAGATTGTACAGACCAACGGAGAGACAGAGCCAGCAGTACTGGAAACCAAACCTCCACCTTCTGGATTGCAGCCTGCTAGCCAG GCAAATGATTTATTGGACTTGTTGGGGGGAAGTGATATAACACCTGTAATCCCCACTGCACCTACAAGCAAGCCAGCCTCTGCTGGTGGAGAGCTCCTTGACCTCCTGGGAGACCTCAACCTAACAG GTTCTCCAGTATCTGCCCCTGTGCCGCAGATAGCACAGCCTCCGTTCCTGCTTGATGGACTTTCATCACAGCCTCTCTTCAATGATATTGCTGCAG gAATCCCCTCCATTACTGCGTACAACAAGAATGGGCTGAAGATTGACTTCACCTTTGAGAGGTCAAACACCAACCCTAGTGTCACTGTAATCACGATACAGGCCTccaacagcacagagctggatatgacagattttgttttccaagctgCAGTACCAAAG AcattccagctgcagctcctgtctCCCAGCAGCAGTGTCATCCCTGCATTTAACTCGGGGACCATCACACAGGTCATTAAAGTCCTGAATCCACAAAAG CAACAACTACGTATGCGGATCAAGTTGACATATAATCACAAGGGCTCAGCAATGCAGGATCTAGCAGAAGTCAACAACTTCCCCCCTCAGTCTTGGCAGTGA